In a genomic window of Rhizobium acidisoli:
- a CDS encoding DUF3606 domain-containing protein has product MATTSRGRNQDRARVAAGQKHEVAYEAKKENVSKDTVKKAVKSAGNSRKKVEAEIDRH; this is encoded by the coding sequence ATGGCTACTACATCACGTGGACGAAATCAGGACCGGGCGCGCGTCGCCGCCGGTCAGAAGCATGAAGTCGCATACGAGGCGAAAAAGGAAAACGTTTCGAAGGATACGGTCAAGAAGGCGGTCAAGTCTGCCGGTAACAGCCGCAAAAAAGTCGAGGCCGAGATTGATCGCCACTGA